In Vanessa cardui chromosome 6, ilVanCard2.1, whole genome shotgun sequence, the following proteins share a genomic window:
- the LOC124530344 gene encoding PDZ and LIM domain protein Zasp isoform X3 — MAQLITVRLNKSDQQPLGFRLQGGKDFGTPLVVQKVNGGSAAERAGLQAGDALIRVNNTDVYTLRHQEAQDAIRAAGQALELTVQRGGGTWRPSVTPTGSLPRPGTRPLGTNPVPVTNTSLKATPQPTRAFGSGHNSVAKPFGYMNGNDSVKSIVNKQYNTPVNMYSDKTIAETLSAQTEVLAGGVLGVNFKKNEKTYDAEKSAVFKVLQEEQNDPEPVAEPSPLRHVAAPAARPDAPAPNTGGLPTGQNICEECERLITGVFVRIKDKNMHVECFKCSTCGSSLKNQGYYNINGKLYCDIHAKLVARQNPPAANLEPVTVPPGGRVPSNAYSTPLPPLATSTYTNGSSSMFSPSSTLSGPKPFGSSVGSAYSPASLSPRSAPLSPARPAGPPAGPPVAAPGAPYAPSSSVGAAARGKAFGVSSAPKRGRGVLNKAALPGSRVPLCGSCNGNIRGPFITALGRIWCPEHFICVNATCRRQLQDIGFVEENGQLYCEYCFEQYIAPACDKCHAKIKGDCLNAIGKHFHPECFSCVYCQKLFGNNPFFLEDGLPYCEADWNELFTTKCFACGFPVEAGDRWVEALNNNYHSQCFNCTVCKKNLEGQSFFAKGGRPFCKMHAR; from the exons ATGGCACAGTTGATCACTGTGCGGTTAAACAAGTCGGACCAGCAGCCGTTGGGCTTCCGGCTGCAGGGCGGCAAGGACTTCGGTACACCACTCGTCGTGCAAAAG GTTAACGGCGGGAGCGCGGCGGAGCGCGCGGGACTGCAAGCCGGCGATGCGCTGATCCGCGTCAACAACACCGACGTGTACACGCTGAGGCATCAGGAAGCTCAGGACGCTATCCGAGCTGCTGGACAAGCACTTGAACTCACCGTCCAACG CGGCGGCGGTACCTGGAGGCCATCAGTAACCCCCACGGGCAGTCTCCCTCGCCCAGGCACTCGTCCACTCGGCACCAATCCAGTGCCAGTCACGAACACATCACTGAAGGCTACCCCACAGCCCACACGCGCTTTTGGTTCTGGACACAACAGCGTCGCTAAGCCTTTCGGCtat ATGAACGGCAACGACTCCGTGAAGAGCATCGTGAACAAGCAGTACAACACTCCAGTCAACATGTACAGCGACAAGACCATCGCCGAGACACTTTCCGCGCAGACCGAGGTGCTGGCTGGAGGAGTGCTTGG GGTGAACTTCAAGAAAAATGAAAAGACGTACGACGCCGAGAAGAGTGCCGTCTTCAAAGTGCTACAGGAGGAGCAAAACGACCCGGAGCCAG tAGCCGAGCCGTCGCCGCTGCGCCACGtggccgcgcccgccgcgcgcccCGACGCGCCCGCGCCCAACACGGGCGGCCTGCCCACCGGACAGAACATCTGCGAGGAGTGCGAGCGCCTCATCAC CGGCGTCTTCGTGCGCATCAAGGACAAGAACATGCACGTGGAGTGCTTCAAGTGCTCCACTTGCGGCTCCTCGCTCAAGAACCAGGGCTACTACAACATCAACGGCAAGCTGTACTGCGACATACACGCCAAGCTCGTCGCGCGCCAGAACCCCCCCGCCGCCAACCTGGAGCCCGTCACCGTGCCGCC TGGTGGCCGCGTCCCGAGCAACGCCTACTCGACGCCACTGCCCCCGCTAGCGACCAGCACCTACACGAACGGCTCGTCGTCCATGTTCAGC CCGTCCAGCACGCTGTCGGGGCCCAAGCCGTTCGGCTCGTCGGTTGGCTCGGCGTACTCGCCGGCGTCGCTCTCGCCGCGCTCGGCGCCGCTGTCCCCAGCGCGCCCCGCCGGGCCCCCCGCCGGGCCCCCAGTCGCCGCCCCCGGCGCGCCCTACGCCCCCA GTTCCAGTGTAGGAGCTGCCGCTCGTGGCAAAGCTTTTGGTGTATCATCAGCCCCAAAAAGGGGGCGAGGAGTATTAAACAAAGCTGCTCTACCTGGGTCTCGAGTTCCTCTTTGTGGCTCGTGCAATGGAAATATTAG GGGTCCATTCATCACTGCTCTGGGTCGCATATGGTGCCCCGAACACTTCATCTGCGTTAACGCGACATGCCGACGTCAGTTGCAAGATATTGGATTTGTGGAAGAAAATGGCCAGCTTTATTGCGAGTACTGTTTCGAACAATACATCGCTCCGGCTTGCGACAAGTGCCACGCTAAGATTAAAGGA GATTGCTTAAACGCGATTGGCAAACACTTCCACCCAGAATGCTTCAGCTGCGTCTATTGCCAAAAACTCTTTGGAAACAATCCATTCTTTTTAGAAGATGGATTACCTTACTGTGAAGCAG ACTGGAACGAGCTCTTTACGACGAAATGTTTCGCCTGCGGGTTCCCCGTGGAGGCGGGCGACAGGTGGGTCGAGGCGCTCAACAATAACTACCACAGTCAGTGCTTCAACTGCACG GTGTGCAAAAAGAATCTCGAAGGACAGAGCTTCTTCGCCAAGGGAGGACGACCTTTCTGCAAGATGCACGCCCGCTAG
- the LOC124530344 gene encoding PDZ and LIM domain protein Zasp isoform X1: MAQLITVRLNKSDQQPLGFRLQGGKDFGTPLVVQKVNGGSAAERAGLQAGDALIRVNNTDVYTLRHQEAQDAIRAAGQALELTVQRGGGTWRPSVTPTGSLPRPGTRPLGTNPVPVTNTSLKATPQPTRAFGSGHNSVAKPFGYMNGNDSVKSIVNKQYNTPVNMYSDKTIAETLSAQTEVLAGGVLGVNFKKNEKTYDAEKSAVFKVLQEEQNDPEPVAEPSPLRHVAAPAARPDAPAPNTGGLPTGQNICEECERLITGVFVRIKDKNMHVECFKCSTCGSSLKNQGYYNINGKLYCDIHAKLVARQNPPAANLEPVTVPPGGRVPSNAYSTPLPPLATSTYTNGSSSMFSPSSTLSGPKPFGSSVGSAYSPASLSPRSAPLSPARPAGPPAGPPVAAPGAPYAPINETQSVSSPHKTEFKSPAEERLIRKMAKMALNGYEIGIQRKIKPADHIQSMADKIQDTVVTKHPLNTDNLPSGENSRENTLKRPVNKAFDRSFKLDNNILNTPSANIFCLTNSLNTNPSNTHMPVPPPLPTTPVPTFHTQNSPIANILNNIATKNSDSSPKVNNVSIHDLQISNNDKSQNGGYSSSDDSHKDKYEQNYNNSFKNKTHCKDKPIADLKPEITFSNTLNKKKLFERSEAFNDSSYIDPVCKISDKSNNSIFDKDYSNKKKDFENNESPDDSYKNLMNNDENTKKISNNLHDNTLYTYKSAKSNGANISNGNNINNKTDILADHTKTCKTTEDFENKDNSEEVIVKRREKKNMRNDDGRRDSHIVARPLSTMTSVDVAEGQYPICHKCDKAITRGPFITALGRIWCPEHFICVNATCRRQLQDIGFVEENGQLYCEYCFEQYIAPACDKCHAKIKGDCLNAIGKHFHPECFSCVYCQKLFGNNPFFLEDGLPYCEADWNELFTTKCFACGFPVEAGDRWVEALNNNYHSQCFNCTVCKKNLEGQSFFAKGGRPFCKMHAR, from the exons ATGGCACAGTTGATCACTGTGCGGTTAAACAAGTCGGACCAGCAGCCGTTGGGCTTCCGGCTGCAGGGCGGCAAGGACTTCGGTACACCACTCGTCGTGCAAAAG GTTAACGGCGGGAGCGCGGCGGAGCGCGCGGGACTGCAAGCCGGCGATGCGCTGATCCGCGTCAACAACACCGACGTGTACACGCTGAGGCATCAGGAAGCTCAGGACGCTATCCGAGCTGCTGGACAAGCACTTGAACTCACCGTCCAACG CGGCGGCGGTACCTGGAGGCCATCAGTAACCCCCACGGGCAGTCTCCCTCGCCCAGGCACTCGTCCACTCGGCACCAATCCAGTGCCAGTCACGAACACATCACTGAAGGCTACCCCACAGCCCACACGCGCTTTTGGTTCTGGACACAACAGCGTCGCTAAGCCTTTCGGCtat ATGAACGGCAACGACTCCGTGAAGAGCATCGTGAACAAGCAGTACAACACTCCAGTCAACATGTACAGCGACAAGACCATCGCCGAGACACTTTCCGCGCAGACCGAGGTGCTGGCTGGAGGAGTGCTTGG GGTGAACTTCAAGAAAAATGAAAAGACGTACGACGCCGAGAAGAGTGCCGTCTTCAAAGTGCTACAGGAGGAGCAAAACGACCCGGAGCCAG tAGCCGAGCCGTCGCCGCTGCGCCACGtggccgcgcccgccgcgcgcccCGACGCGCCCGCGCCCAACACGGGCGGCCTGCCCACCGGACAGAACATCTGCGAGGAGTGCGAGCGCCTCATCAC CGGCGTCTTCGTGCGCATCAAGGACAAGAACATGCACGTGGAGTGCTTCAAGTGCTCCACTTGCGGCTCCTCGCTCAAGAACCAGGGCTACTACAACATCAACGGCAAGCTGTACTGCGACATACACGCCAAGCTCGTCGCGCGCCAGAACCCCCCCGCCGCCAACCTGGAGCCCGTCACCGTGCCGCC TGGTGGCCGCGTCCCGAGCAACGCCTACTCGACGCCACTGCCCCCGCTAGCGACCAGCACCTACACGAACGGCTCGTCGTCCATGTTCAGC CCGTCCAGCACGCTGTCGGGGCCCAAGCCGTTCGGCTCGTCGGTTGGCTCGGCGTACTCGCCGGCGTCGCTCTCGCCGCGCTCGGCGCCGCTGTCCCCAGCGCGCCCCGCCGGGCCCCCCGCCGGGCCCCCAGTCGCCGCCCCCGGCGCGCCCTACGCCCCCA TTAACGAAACACAATCTGTGAGCAGTCCACATAAGACGGAGTTCAAAAGTCCAGCCGAAGAACGCTTGATAAGGAAAATGGCAAAAATGGCACTAAATGGTTATGAAATAGGGATTCAAAGGAAAATTAAACCCGCTGATCATATTCAATCAATGGCCGACAAAATCCAAGATACTGTTGTAACAAAGCATCCTCTAAACACAGACAACTTACCTTCCGGTGAAAATAGTCGGGAAAATACTTTAAAACGTCCTGTAAATAAAGCTTTCGATAGAAGCTTCAAGTTAGACAACAACATACTAAACACACCCAGTGCAAATATTTTTTGCCTTACAAATTCTTTAAATACAAATCCTAGTAACACTCATATGCCCGTACCTCCGCCCCTTCCCACTACTCCCGTACCAACATTTCACACTCAAAACTCACCCATtgcgaatatattaaataatatagctaCAAAAAATTCCGACTCGAGTCCAAAAGTTAACAATGTAAGCATTCATGACTTGCAAATATCAAACAATGACAAGTCTCAGAATGGTGGATATTCCAGCAGCGATGACTCacataaagataaatatgaaCAAAACTATAATAACAGTTTCAAAAATAAGACACACTGCAAAGACAAACCCATTGCTGATTTAAAACCCGAAATTACATTTTCAAAcacattaaataagaaaaagttaTTCGAAAGATCTGAGGCTTTCAACGACTCTTCGTATATAGACCCTGTTTGTAAAATTTCGGATAAAAGCAACAACAGCATTTTTGACAaagattattcaaataaaaaaaaagattttgaaaACAACGAATCCCCTGACGACAGTTATAAAAACTTAATGAACAATGATGagaatacgaaaaaaatatcaaacaatttGCATGATAACACTTTATACACTTATAAGTCGGCAAAATCAAACGGTGCCAACATAAGTAAtggtaataacataaataacaaaactgaTATTTTGGCCGACCACACGAAAACTTGCAAAACAACAgaagattttgaaaataaagataattcgGAAGAAGTTATCGTAAAACGcagagaaaagaaaaatatgaggAATGATGACGGTAGAAGAGATTCTCATATCGTTGCCCGACCACTGAGCACAATGACCTCGGTCGATGTGGCTGAAGGACAATACCCTATATGTCATAAATGTGACAAAGCTATAACAAG GGGTCCATTCATCACTGCTCTGGGTCGCATATGGTGCCCCGAACACTTCATCTGCGTTAACGCGACATGCCGACGTCAGTTGCAAGATATTGGATTTGTGGAAGAAAATGGCCAGCTTTATTGCGAGTACTGTTTCGAACAATACATCGCTCCGGCTTGCGACAAGTGCCACGCTAAGATTAAAGGA GATTGCTTAAACGCGATTGGCAAACACTTCCACCCAGAATGCTTCAGCTGCGTCTATTGCCAAAAACTCTTTGGAAACAATCCATTCTTTTTAGAAGATGGATTACCTTACTGTGAAGCAG ACTGGAACGAGCTCTTTACGACGAAATGTTTCGCCTGCGGGTTCCCCGTGGAGGCGGGCGACAGGTGGGTCGAGGCGCTCAACAATAACTACCACAGTCAGTGCTTCAACTGCACG GTGTGCAAAAAGAATCTCGAAGGACAGAGCTTCTTCGCCAAGGGAGGACGACCTTTCTGCAAGATGCACGCCCGCTAG
- the LOC124530344 gene encoding PDZ and LIM domain protein Zasp isoform X2 has protein sequence MAQLITVRLNKSDQQPLGFRLQGGKDFGTPLVVQKVNGGSAAERAGLQAGDALIRVNNTDVYTLRHQEAQDAIRAAGQALELTVQRGGGTWRPSVTPTGSLPRPGTRPLGTNPVPVTNTSLKATPQPTRAFGSGHNSVAKPFGYMNGNDSVKSIVNKQYNTPVNMYSDKTIAETLSAQTEVLAGGVLGVNFKKNEKTYDAEKSAVFKVLQEEQNDPEPAEPSPLRHVAAPAARPDAPAPNTGGLPTGQNICEECERLITGVFVRIKDKNMHVECFKCSTCGSSLKNQGYYNINGKLYCDIHAKLVARQNPPAANLEPVTVPPGGRVPSNAYSTPLPPLATSTYTNGSSSMFSPSSTLSGPKPFGSSVGSAYSPASLSPRSAPLSPARPAGPPAGPPVAAPGAPYAPINETQSVSSPHKTEFKSPAEERLIRKMAKMALNGYEIGIQRKIKPADHIQSMADKIQDTVVTKHPLNTDNLPSGENSRENTLKRPVNKAFDRSFKLDNNILNTPSANIFCLTNSLNTNPSNTHMPVPPPLPTTPVPTFHTQNSPIANILNNIATKNSDSSPKVNNVSIHDLQISNNDKSQNGGYSSSDDSHKDKYEQNYNNSFKNKTHCKDKPIADLKPEITFSNTLNKKKLFERSEAFNDSSYIDPVCKISDKSNNSIFDKDYSNKKKDFENNESPDDSYKNLMNNDENTKKISNNLHDNTLYTYKSAKSNGANISNGNNINNKTDILADHTKTCKTTEDFENKDNSEEVIVKRREKKNMRNDDGRRDSHIVARPLSTMTSVDVAEGQYPICHKCDKAITRGPFITALGRIWCPEHFICVNATCRRQLQDIGFVEENGQLYCEYCFEQYIAPACDKCHAKIKGDCLNAIGKHFHPECFSCVYCQKLFGNNPFFLEDGLPYCEADWNELFTTKCFACGFPVEAGDRWVEALNNNYHSQCFNCTVCKKNLEGQSFFAKGGRPFCKMHAR, from the exons ATGGCACAGTTGATCACTGTGCGGTTAAACAAGTCGGACCAGCAGCCGTTGGGCTTCCGGCTGCAGGGCGGCAAGGACTTCGGTACACCACTCGTCGTGCAAAAG GTTAACGGCGGGAGCGCGGCGGAGCGCGCGGGACTGCAAGCCGGCGATGCGCTGATCCGCGTCAACAACACCGACGTGTACACGCTGAGGCATCAGGAAGCTCAGGACGCTATCCGAGCTGCTGGACAAGCACTTGAACTCACCGTCCAACG CGGCGGCGGTACCTGGAGGCCATCAGTAACCCCCACGGGCAGTCTCCCTCGCCCAGGCACTCGTCCACTCGGCACCAATCCAGTGCCAGTCACGAACACATCACTGAAGGCTACCCCACAGCCCACACGCGCTTTTGGTTCTGGACACAACAGCGTCGCTAAGCCTTTCGGCtat ATGAACGGCAACGACTCCGTGAAGAGCATCGTGAACAAGCAGTACAACACTCCAGTCAACATGTACAGCGACAAGACCATCGCCGAGACACTTTCCGCGCAGACCGAGGTGCTGGCTGGAGGAGTGCTTGG GGTGAACTTCAAGAAAAATGAAAAGACGTACGACGCCGAGAAGAGTGCCGTCTTCAAAGTGCTACAGGAGGAGCAAAACGACCCGGAGCCAG CCGAGCCGTCGCCGCTGCGCCACGtggccgcgcccgccgcgcgcccCGACGCGCCCGCGCCCAACACGGGCGGCCTGCCCACCGGACAGAACATCTGCGAGGAGTGCGAGCGCCTCATCAC CGGCGTCTTCGTGCGCATCAAGGACAAGAACATGCACGTGGAGTGCTTCAAGTGCTCCACTTGCGGCTCCTCGCTCAAGAACCAGGGCTACTACAACATCAACGGCAAGCTGTACTGCGACATACACGCCAAGCTCGTCGCGCGCCAGAACCCCCCCGCCGCCAACCTGGAGCCCGTCACCGTGCCGCC TGGTGGCCGCGTCCCGAGCAACGCCTACTCGACGCCACTGCCCCCGCTAGCGACCAGCACCTACACGAACGGCTCGTCGTCCATGTTCAGC CCGTCCAGCACGCTGTCGGGGCCCAAGCCGTTCGGCTCGTCGGTTGGCTCGGCGTACTCGCCGGCGTCGCTCTCGCCGCGCTCGGCGCCGCTGTCCCCAGCGCGCCCCGCCGGGCCCCCCGCCGGGCCCCCAGTCGCCGCCCCCGGCGCGCCCTACGCCCCCA TTAACGAAACACAATCTGTGAGCAGTCCACATAAGACGGAGTTCAAAAGTCCAGCCGAAGAACGCTTGATAAGGAAAATGGCAAAAATGGCACTAAATGGTTATGAAATAGGGATTCAAAGGAAAATTAAACCCGCTGATCATATTCAATCAATGGCCGACAAAATCCAAGATACTGTTGTAACAAAGCATCCTCTAAACACAGACAACTTACCTTCCGGTGAAAATAGTCGGGAAAATACTTTAAAACGTCCTGTAAATAAAGCTTTCGATAGAAGCTTCAAGTTAGACAACAACATACTAAACACACCCAGTGCAAATATTTTTTGCCTTACAAATTCTTTAAATACAAATCCTAGTAACACTCATATGCCCGTACCTCCGCCCCTTCCCACTACTCCCGTACCAACATTTCACACTCAAAACTCACCCATtgcgaatatattaaataatatagctaCAAAAAATTCCGACTCGAGTCCAAAAGTTAACAATGTAAGCATTCATGACTTGCAAATATCAAACAATGACAAGTCTCAGAATGGTGGATATTCCAGCAGCGATGACTCacataaagataaatatgaaCAAAACTATAATAACAGTTTCAAAAATAAGACACACTGCAAAGACAAACCCATTGCTGATTTAAAACCCGAAATTACATTTTCAAAcacattaaataagaaaaagttaTTCGAAAGATCTGAGGCTTTCAACGACTCTTCGTATATAGACCCTGTTTGTAAAATTTCGGATAAAAGCAACAACAGCATTTTTGACAaagattattcaaataaaaaaaaagattttgaaaACAACGAATCCCCTGACGACAGTTATAAAAACTTAATGAACAATGATGagaatacgaaaaaaatatcaaacaatttGCATGATAACACTTTATACACTTATAAGTCGGCAAAATCAAACGGTGCCAACATAAGTAAtggtaataacataaataacaaaactgaTATTTTGGCCGACCACACGAAAACTTGCAAAACAACAgaagattttgaaaataaagataattcgGAAGAAGTTATCGTAAAACGcagagaaaagaaaaatatgaggAATGATGACGGTAGAAGAGATTCTCATATCGTTGCCCGACCACTGAGCACAATGACCTCGGTCGATGTGGCTGAAGGACAATACCCTATATGTCATAAATGTGACAAAGCTATAACAAG GGGTCCATTCATCACTGCTCTGGGTCGCATATGGTGCCCCGAACACTTCATCTGCGTTAACGCGACATGCCGACGTCAGTTGCAAGATATTGGATTTGTGGAAGAAAATGGCCAGCTTTATTGCGAGTACTGTTTCGAACAATACATCGCTCCGGCTTGCGACAAGTGCCACGCTAAGATTAAAGGA GATTGCTTAAACGCGATTGGCAAACACTTCCACCCAGAATGCTTCAGCTGCGTCTATTGCCAAAAACTCTTTGGAAACAATCCATTCTTTTTAGAAGATGGATTACCTTACTGTGAAGCAG ACTGGAACGAGCTCTTTACGACGAAATGTTTCGCCTGCGGGTTCCCCGTGGAGGCGGGCGACAGGTGGGTCGAGGCGCTCAACAATAACTACCACAGTCAGTGCTTCAACTGCACG GTGTGCAAAAAGAATCTCGAAGGACAGAGCTTCTTCGCCAAGGGAGGACGACCTTTCTGCAAGATGCACGCCCGCTAG